The Mycolicibacterium mucogenicum DSM 44124 genomic sequence GGACCGCGGCACCGTCGGTGTCGAATTCCACGGTGCGGATCGCGACGTTCAGTTCGGTTCCAGCCAGTGGCGACGCCAAACCGACCGTCCCGCAATAGATTCCGCGGTCGTAGGGTTCCCATTCGGCGAGCAGTTCGCGGGCGCGGCACTTCGGGGTGCCGGTCACCGAGGCGGGCGGGAAGGTGGCGTCCAGCACCGCCGTCATCGGGGTGTCGACGGGCACCTGCGCGGCCACCGTCGACACGAGATGCCAGACGCCCGGCGCGGGTTCGACTGCCAGCAGTTGCGGTACCCGGACCGACCCGGTCGTCGCGACGCGGCTCAGATCATTGCGCACGAGGTCGACGATCATGATGTTCTCGGCGACGTCCTTGGCCGACGACGCCAGCTCCGACGGCGGATGATCAAGGGGGAGCGTGCCTTTGATGGGGCTGGAGGTGACGATCTCGCCGCGCCGGCTCAGAAACAGCTCGGGGGACAGCGACGCGACAGCGCCCCACTCGCCCGCGATGAACGCGGCCCGGGCGGGCGCGGTCCGCGCCACCGCGTCGACGAAGAAGTCGACGGGCGCACCGGACAGTCGTCCGGTGAAGCGGGTACAGACGCAGGCCTGGTACACCTCGCCGGCGGTGATCGCGTCCAGACAGGACAGCACGCCGGCGCGGTGGCTGGCGCGGTCCGGCGCACGCCAGTCGATGGCATACGGCGCGGGCGCTGCCGGTTTCAGGTTCGCCAGCCAGTCGGGAAGCGTTGCCCCGGAGAGGCTTTCGTACCACCAGTGCCCGTCGGCGTCCTGCCGCAGCACCGAGTCCGACCAGCCCCCGGCAGCCGCCGGGATCCGGTGACCCCCGTCCGGGTACGACAGGTAGCCGAACCAGCCGCCACCTATCGCCTCACCGGAACCCGTTGGCGCGTCGAAGACTTCGGTGGCCGTCACCGGCTCGATGGCGACGCTCGGTGCGATGACGGCCGTCGCGCCGAACCAGTCGCCCAGCAGCGCGGCGGGCGGTGGCAGGCCGCGCTGGGCGGCGGCGTCGGCGACAGCCTTCAACACCCCCGGGGCGTCGCCCAGGTCGGCCAACCGCTCGACTCGCACGCCCCACAGCTTCGCCTATGACCGCGAGCAGTCCCCCAGCGGGGGTGCCCCCAGCAAAACTGTCGATCTGCTGCGGAAAAGGACAGTTTTGCGACTGCTCGCGGGACTACTCGTGGGGCACGGATCAGCGCTGGATCTCTCGCTCCACCAGCACCCCACCGAGCTTGTCGGGGTTGCGGATGGCGTAGAAGTGGCTGATCTTGCCGTCCTCGATCTCGATCAGGATGACGCTGTCGAGCTTCTCGCCGAGGTAGAGCACCATCGCCGGGGCGTTGTTGTACGTCGCGAGGTCGAAGCGGGCCTCGGGGAAGTCGCCGATTCCGCGCATGAGGCCGAGCAGCATTCGCCCGACCCGGTCCGGGCCGTACACCGGCCGCCGGGCGGCACTGACCTTGCCGTCGCTGTCCGCGGTCCACGTGACGTTCGGAGCCAGCAGCGTCATCAGGCCGTCCAGATCGCCGGTCGCGGCCGCCGTCAGGAACTGGGTGGTCACCTCGGCGGACTTGGCGGTGTCGGGCGTGTACCGCTTGCGCCGGGCCTGGACATGCTCGCGGGCCCGGTGGGCGACCTGGCGCACCGCCGCGGTGGATTTGCCTACGGCGCCGGCGATTTCGTCGTAGTCGAACCCGAACACCTCGCGCAGCACGAACACGGCCCGTTCGTCGGGGCCCAGCGACTCCAGGACCACCAGCATCGCCATCGAAACCGACTCGGCGAGAACGACATCCGATGAGGCGTCGCGCTCGTCGAGCAGCAGGGGCTCGGGTAGCCACGGGCCGACATACTCCTCCCGGCGCCGCGCGCCGGCCCGCAAGGCATTCAACGCTTGCCGGGTGACCAGCTGCGCCAGGTACGACTTGGTGTCGCGCACGGTGTCGAGGTCGACGTCGGCCCAGCGTAGGTAGCTGTCCTGCAGCACGTCGTCGGATTCCGTTGCCGAACCCAGGATTTCGTAGGCGATGGTGAAGAGCAACGGCCGCAGGTGGGTGAACCGCTCGGCGTGTTCACCCCCTGCTGCCCCGGTGGTGCCGGTCATGCGTTGACTGCCTCCGCCAGCTGTTCGGCACGCTTGCCGCCCGTCATCAGGAAGACCGAGCTGGGCTTGCGGGCGGTCCGGCGGATGCCCCACAGCGTGCCCTTGCAGATGGCTTCCTTCAGCTTCGCCGCAACGCGTCCGCCGATGTAGTAGCTGGTCGGCGAATCGTCCTTGTGGGCGATCTGGATGGTCGCCGTGTGGCGGCCCAGGCTGACGCACGATCCGACGAAGACGGGGTCGAGTGGCTTGGGCTCGGTGCCGGCGATGCGGCTCAGCACTGTAGCCACGGCCGTCACGGTGAGCGGGCTCGAGGCCTGGCAGCTCATCCGCAGCGGCTGTCCCGACGGCGCGGCGGCGTCACCGGTTGCGACGATGCGCGGATCATCGATGCTGGTGAGGCTTTCGTCGGTGAGCAGCCGGCCCATTTCGTCGGTGCGCAGTCCGCTGGCGGCCGCCAGTTGCGGGGTGCCGAAGCCGGCAGTCCACACCGTCACGGCGCTGCTGATGAAGCGCCCGTCGGCGAGGGTCACCCGGTTGGCGGTGACGGAGCTGACGTCGCCTTCGATGACCGTCACGCCCAGCTTGGCCAGGGCCTTGGCCACCGAGCGGCGGGCGGGGGCGCTCATCGACGGCGCCAGCTTGCTGCCGACCAGCACGACGTTGCGGCCCGCCTCGGCGAACTCGGAAGCGGCCTCGATGCCGGTCAGTCCGGCGCCGACGACCACCATCTGCGCCGACAGTGGCACGTCCTGCAACCGGGCCACCAGTCGCTCGGCCTGTTCGAATTCAGCGAGGGGGTAAGCGAATTCAGCGGCCCCGGGCACCGACGCCGGGACGGTGCCGGTGCTGCCGACGGCGTAGATCAGGTAGTCGTAGTCGAGCCTGTCGCCGGACGCCAGCTCGACGGCGCGGGCCGCGGCGTCGATACGGGTGGCGGTGTCGACCACCAGGCGCACGTCGTCGGCGAGGAGCGTGTCGTAGCCGACGGTGGCGTTGTAGTTCCCGGCCGCGTGCTGGTGCAGGCGGATGCGCTCGACGAACTTGGGCCGCGGGTTCACCAGGGTGACGGCCACATCGTCGCGCATAAGAACGTGATTGGCCGCCAGCGCGCCGGCGTAGCCGCCGCCGATGACGACGACGCGGTTGGGGTTCTGGTTTCCGGTCATCACTGCATCTCCTTCGGGTTGGTTATGCCCTCAAGACACCGGCGGCGCCGAAAGTGTGACAAACGTACCCACAGATGTGGCCCAGATCACTCGACTCTAGTGCGGACCCTGCGATCGGCAGGGGTCAATGCCCAGGTCAGACGACTCCGAGGGCCGACATCGCGTCGGCGACCCGGATGAACCCGGCGATGTTGGCCCCGGCCATGTAGTTGCCCGGCTGGCCGTACTCGTCGGCGGTGCTCAGGCAGCGGTCGTGGATGCGGCCCATGATCTCGGCCAGCCGCTGCTCGGTCTCCTCGAACGTCCAGGAGTCGCGCGACGCGTTCTGCTGCATCTCCAGCGCGCTGGTGGCGACGCCGCCGGCGTTGGCGGCCTTGCCGGGCGCGAAGGCGACCTTGGCCTCGGCGAACAACTTGACCGCTTCCGGGGTGCACGGCATGTTGGCGCCCTCGGCGACGACCTGGCAGCCGGACGCGATCAGTGCCTTCGCGTCGTCGCCGTCCAACTCGTTCTGCGTGGCGCACGGTAGCGCGATGTCGCACGGCAACTGCCAGATCGATTCGTTCTCGACGAACCGCGCAGCGCCGCCGCGTGTTTCGGCGTACTCGGAGATTCGGCCGCGGCGCACTTCCTTGAGCTCCTTGAGCAGCTCGAGGTCGACGCCCTTCTCGTCCACGATGTACCCGCTGGAGTCCGAACAGCCGACGACGGTGCCGCCCAGCGCCTGCACCTTCTCGATGGCGTAGATCGCGACGTTGCCGGACCCGGACACCACGACCTGCTTGCCGTCGAAGGATTGCCCAGTGCTGCGCAGGATTTCGTCGACGAAGAACACCGTGCCGTAGCCGGTGGCCTCGGTGCGGACCTGCGAGCCACCCCACGTGAGGCCCTTGCCGGTCAGGACGCCGGACTCGTAGCGGTTGGTGATGCGCTTGTACTGGCCGAACAGGTAGCCGATCTCACGGCCGCCGACGCCGATGTCGCCGGCGGGGACGTCGGTGTACTCGCCGATGTGCCGGTACAGCTCGGTCATGAACGACTGACAGAAGCGCATCACTTCGTTCTTGGAGCGGCCCTTCGGGTCGAAGTCCGACCCGCCCTTGCCGCCGCCGATGGGCAGGCCGGTCAGCGAGTTCTTGAAAATCTGCTCGAAACCAAGGAATTTCACGATGCCCAGGTACACCGACGGGTGAAACCGCAGGCCGCCCTTGAACGGGCCCAGCGCAGAGTTGAACTCGACGCGGAAGCCACGGTTGATCTGTTCGGCGCCGGTGTCGTCGATCCACGGCACGCGGAAGATGATCTGCCGCTCGGGCTCGAACAGCCGTCGGATGATGGCGGTGTCGGAGTACTCGGGGTGCTTGTCGACGACCGGGCCCAGGCTCGTCAGAACCTCGTAGACGGCTTGGTGGAACTCGATCTCGCCGGCGTTGCGGCGGGTGACTTCCTCGTAGACGTCGTGCAGCCGCTCGTGTAAGCCGTCCTGCGCCATATCTTTTCGTTACTCCTTGGTCTCCGCCTGATAGCGGGGAAATACGCCTTCGGGTGTCGGTAGCACCGTGCCCGGTGCCAGCCGGGTGCCCAGGGCACGGAAATCCCGTGCCGAGGCGTCCTGCCCGAGAAGGTCGAGCAGCTTCCCCCCGGACTCCGGCATCACCGGCTGCACCAGCAGCGAGGCGATCCGGACCGCCTCCAGCGTCGTGTATAGCACTGTGCCGAAGCGGGTCTGGTCCGACTCAGCGGGAGACTTGCGCAACACCCACGGTTCTTCGGCCGAGAAGTAGCGGTTGGCGGCACCCAGCATCTGCCAGATGGCCTCGAGGGCCAGATGCATCGCCGGCACGTCGTAGTGCGCCCGCACCTGTTCGAGCAGCGCGTCGGCCTGCTTGAGCAACTCCAGGTCGGCGGCCGTGAATTCGCCTGGCTCCGGGACGATTCCGCCGAGGTTCTTGTTCACCATCGACAGTGAGCGCTGTGCCAGGTTGCCCAGTTCGTTGGCCAGGTCAGCGTTGATGCGGCCGATGATGGCCTCCTCGCTGTAGCTGCCGTCCTGGCCGAAGGACACCTCGCGCAGGAAGAAGTAGCGCACCTGATCCAGGCCGAAGGCGTCGATCAGCGCGATGGGATCCACCACGTTGCCCACCGACTTGCTCATCTTCTCGCCCTTGACGTTGATGAAGCCGTGCGCGAAAACCCGCTCCGGAAGGGCGATTCCGGCCGACAGCAGGAACGCCGGCCAGTAGACGGTGTGGAAGCGGATGATGTCCTTGCCGATCATGTGCAGATTCGCGGGCCAGTACTTCTGGAAGGCCTGCGACGCTTCGTCCGGAAAACCCACGCCCGTCAGGTAATTCGTCAACGCGTCGACCCACACGTACATGACGTGCTCGGGGTGGTCGGGGACCGGGACGCCCCAGTCGAACGTGGTCCGCGAGATCGACAGGTCCTTGAGCCCGCCCGAGACGAAGCTGACGATCTCGTTGCGCCGCACGTCCGGTCCGATGAACTCGGGGTGCGCTTCGTAGTGCGCCAGCAGGCGGTCGGTGTAGGCCGACAGCTTGAAGAAGTAGGTCTGCTCCTCGGTCCACGTGACGGGCGTGCCGGTCTCGATGGCGAACCGGCCGCCGTCGCGGACCTCGGTCTCGTCCTCGGCGAAGAAGCGCTCGTCGCGGATCGAGTACCAGCCGGCGTACGTGCCGAGGTAGATGTCCCCGGCCTCGTTCATCCGGCGCCAGATTTCCTTGGACGCCTCGTAGTGGTCGGCGTCCGACGTCCGGATGAACCGGTCGAAGGAGATGTTGAGCTTCTCCTGCAGCGCCTGGAACACGTCGGAGTTGCGCGTGGCCAGCTCCGCGGCGGTGATGCCTTCGGCCGCCGCGGCCTCGGCCATCTTCTGCCCGTGCACGTCGGTACCGGTCAGGTAGCGGACGTCGAA encodes the following:
- a CDS encoding aminodeoxychorismate synthase component I, yielding MRVERLADLGDAPGVLKAVADAAAQRGLPPPAALLGDWFGATAVIAPSVAIEPVTATEVFDAPTGSGEAIGGGWFGYLSYPDGGHRIPAAAGGWSDSVLRQDADGHWWYESLSGATLPDWLANLKPAAPAPYAIDWRAPDRASHRAGVLSCLDAITAGEVYQACVCTRFTGRLSGAPVDFFVDAVARTAPARAAFIAGEWGAVASLSPELFLSRRGEIVTSSPIKGTLPLDHPPSELASSAKDVAENIMIVDLVRNDLSRVATTGSVRVPQLLAVEPAPGVWHLVSTVAAQVPVDTPMTAVLDATFPPASVTGTPKCRARELLAEWEPYDRGIYCGTVGLASPLAGTELNVAIRTVEFDTDGAAVLGVGGGITADSDPDREWEECLHKAAATVSLSLSREKSAASGRYPTQNWVDRH
- a CDS encoding RNA polymerase sigma-70 factor, which gives rise to MTGTTGAAGGEHAERFTHLRPLLFTIAYEILGSATESDDVLQDSYLRWADVDLDTVRDTKSYLAQLVTRQALNALRAGARRREEYVGPWLPEPLLLDERDASSDVVLAESVSMAMLVVLESLGPDERAVFVLREVFGFDYDEIAGAVGKSTAAVRQVAHRAREHVQARRKRYTPDTAKSAEVTTQFLTAAATGDLDGLMTLLAPNVTWTADSDGKVSAARRPVYGPDRVGRMLLGLMRGIGDFPEARFDLATYNNAPAMVLYLGEKLDSVILIEIEDGKISHFYAIRNPDKLGGVLVEREIQR
- a CDS encoding NAD(P)/FAD-dependent oxidoreductase, which produces MTGNQNPNRVVVIGGGYAGALAANHVLMRDDVAVTLVNPRPKFVERIRLHQHAAGNYNATVGYDTLLADDVRLVVDTATRIDAAARAVELASGDRLDYDYLIYAVGSTGTVPASVPGAAEFAYPLAEFEQAERLVARLQDVPLSAQMVVVGAGLTGIEAASEFAEAGRNVVLVGSKLAPSMSAPARRSVAKALAKLGVTVIEGDVSSVTANRVTLADGRFISSAVTVWTAGFGTPQLAAASGLRTDEMGRLLTDESLTSIDDPRIVATGDAAAPSGQPLRMSCQASSPLTVTAVATVLSRIAGTEPKPLDPVFVGSCVSLGRHTATIQIAHKDDSPTSYYIGGRVAAKLKEAICKGTLWGIRRTARKPSSVFLMTGGKRAEQLAEAVNA
- the gdhA gene encoding NADP-specific glutamate dehydrogenase — its product is MAQDGLHERLHDVYEEVTRRNAGEIEFHQAVYEVLTSLGPVVDKHPEYSDTAIIRRLFEPERQIIFRVPWIDDTGAEQINRGFRVEFNSALGPFKGGLRFHPSVYLGIVKFLGFEQIFKNSLTGLPIGGGKGGSDFDPKGRSKNEVMRFCQSFMTELYRHIGEYTDVPAGDIGVGGREIGYLFGQYKRITNRYESGVLTGKGLTWGGSQVRTEATGYGTVFFVDEILRSTGQSFDGKQVVVSGSGNVAIYAIEKVQALGGTVVGCSDSSGYIVDEKGVDLELLKELKEVRRGRISEYAETRGGAARFVENESIWQLPCDIALPCATQNELDGDDAKALIASGCQVVAEGANMPCTPEAVKLFAEAKVAFAPGKAANAGGVATSALEMQQNASRDSWTFEETEQRLAEIMGRIHDRCLSTADEYGQPGNYMAGANIAGFIRVADAMSALGVV
- the metG gene encoding methionine--tRNA ligase, which produces MSEPFYITTAIAYPNGAPHIGHAYEYIATDAIARFKRLDGFDVRYLTGTDVHGQKMAEAAAAEGITAAELATRNSDVFQALQEKLNISFDRFIRTSDADHYEASKEIWRRMNEAGDIYLGTYAGWYSIRDERFFAEDETEVRDGGRFAIETGTPVTWTEEQTYFFKLSAYTDRLLAHYEAHPEFIGPDVRRNEIVSFVSGGLKDLSISRTTFDWGVPVPDHPEHVMYVWVDALTNYLTGVGFPDEASQAFQKYWPANLHMIGKDIIRFHTVYWPAFLLSAGIALPERVFAHGFINVKGEKMSKSVGNVVDPIALIDAFGLDQVRYFFLREVSFGQDGSYSEEAIIGRINADLANELGNLAQRSLSMVNKNLGGIVPEPGEFTAADLELLKQADALLEQVRAHYDVPAMHLALEAIWQMLGAANRYFSAEEPWVLRKSPAESDQTRFGTVLYTTLEAVRIASLLVQPVMPESGGKLLDLLGQDASARDFRALGTRLAPGTVLPTPEGVFPRYQAETKE